The proteins below come from a single Gimesia alba genomic window:
- the trpB gene encoding tryptophan synthase subunit beta, protein MTTSLSNVPDSAGRFGEFGRRFVPETLMHALEELTQEYEKAKQDPSFQAELDDLLKNYVGRPNPLYFAERLTEHCGGAKIYLKREDLNHTGAHKINNTIGQALLTMRMGKKRVIAETGAGQHGVASAVACARFGLECIVYMGEEDIRRQKLNVFNMKMMGAEVRGVTSGSQTLRDAVNEAMRDWMSSVETTHYIIGSVIGPHPFPMMVRDFQSVIGKETRAQCLEQTGKLPDQVIACVGGGSNSAGMFYPFIDDESVKLTGVEAGGRGPEPGEHASTLSYGAKGVLHGSFGYVLQDDDGQTLDVHSISAGLDYPGVGPEHSYWKDSGRVNYTAITDDEALAGFQTMAKLEGIIPAIESSHAIAQALKVAGDASPDEIIVVCLSGRGDKDVNEVARLIGRDI, encoded by the coding sequence ATGACTACCAGCTTATCGAACGTGCCTGACTCTGCAGGTCGCTTTGGAGAATTTGGACGCCGCTTTGTCCCTGAAACATTGATGCATGCCCTGGAAGAACTGACTCAGGAATATGAGAAAGCCAAGCAGGACCCCAGTTTCCAGGCCGAACTGGACGACCTGTTAAAAAACTACGTCGGTCGACCGAACCCGTTGTATTTTGCCGAACGCCTGACCGAGCACTGCGGTGGTGCCAAAATTTATCTGAAACGGGAAGACCTCAATCATACGGGTGCCCACAAGATTAATAACACCATCGGACAAGCTCTACTGACGATGAGGATGGGCAAAAAACGGGTGATTGCAGAAACGGGTGCTGGCCAGCACGGCGTCGCCTCCGCGGTTGCCTGTGCCCGCTTTGGTCTTGAATGCATTGTCTATATGGGCGAAGAAGACATTCGCCGTCAAAAACTCAATGTGTTTAATATGAAAATGATGGGTGCGGAGGTCCGTGGCGTGACCAGTGGATCGCAGACACTACGCGACGCGGTCAACGAAGCCATGCGCGATTGGATGTCGAGCGTCGAAACCACACACTACATTATCGGTTCCGTCATCGGGCCTCACCCCTTCCCGATGATGGTCCGCGATTTCCAATCGGTTATCGGGAAAGAGACCCGTGCCCAATGTCTCGAACAAACCGGTAAACTCCCAGATCAGGTCATCGCCTGCGTGGGAGGTGGCTCTAACTCTGCAGGAATGTTCTATCCATTTATCGATGATGAATCTGTGAAGCTGACCGGAGTGGAAGCTGGCGGAAGAGGCCCCGAGCCGGGTGAGCATGCCAGCACACTCAGCTACGGCGCCAAAGGAGTTCTGCACGGGAGCTTTGGATATGTCCTGCAGGATGATGATGGGCAAACGTTAGACGTGCACTCGATTTCCGCAGGTCTGGACTATCCGGGCGTTGGCCCCGAACACAGTTACTGGAAAGATTCGGGCCGCGTCAATTACACGGCGATCACCGATGACGAAGCACTGGCAGGCTTCCAGACAATGGCAAAACTGGAAGGCATCATCCCTGCGATTGAGTCGTCCCACGCCATCGCCCAGGCATTGAAAGTCGCCGGTGATGCCAGCCCCGATGAAATCATTGTCGTCTGTTTATCAGGTCGAGGCGATAAAGATGTGAATGAAGTCGCACGCCTCATTGGACGGGATATTTAA
- a CDS encoding ArnT family glycosyltransferase, whose product MKKPAAQDLDNSLFEDRPIFLRGALIWLVLFFIAFISFTLPNNPSISRWDIVTQLPFLLLDLVDPLPAENPHPSGWAYFPQRFPLIGIALVILAGAWGIGQIITRLIKIPLAPYTAERTVFAFGVGLSAVSLLTLGGGLLGILSQWLCYLVLFLFAFCGVLSACYESKSKTGTALPLRITLPDTITPELLFRVGCCLLIAPFVLSMFLGSMLPSIDYDVLEYHFGGPKEYYQQGHIGFLQHNVYTSFPFLTEMLILLGMTLKADWYLGAQAGKLVLMSFSLFTALGVFATARRWFGSNAGWLAATIFLTTPWIYRISIIAYTEGGLSFYLMASLLSLFLTIQVLRIWSPPADETPVGEAPRSSLWSYACLTGLLSGSAMACKYPGVLSVVIPLGLTLLGFSWFLLKQNKQIRASVTLKLAVIFSIGTLLAIGPWLLKNLVETGNPVYPLLYSVFGGVDLNEQLNIKWKGGHGMKPLGLTELANNVIDVTMKSDWLSPLLFSLAPLAFLNRQHRKLVNWLWIYIGFLFFSWWVLTHRIDRFWVPMIPVVSVLAGIGATWSSKRLWKIGLTIALLFACLFNLCVATSGLGGNNAYLDDLNYARKFTTSITGPEILQLNQMQLGPNQVVLSVGDAELFNAEFPVIYNTVFDHDIFQQWTSKPEPDTPDMQLTMRPAQEIKQKFEEQHIAYVYVNWAEILRYRLPGSYGYTDYVTPARFEQLVKEGVLEPALSNQYSYRKFDSFREDEQKEILTWAPELIVEREGERYFITAQIFPVAP is encoded by the coding sequence ATGAAAAAACCGGCCGCACAGGACCTTGACAATTCTCTTTTCGAGGATCGCCCGATCTTCCTGCGCGGCGCACTCATCTGGTTGGTGCTATTTTTCATCGCTTTTATCAGTTTCACACTTCCTAACAATCCTTCTATCAGCCGTTGGGATATTGTAACACAACTCCCCTTTCTCCTCTTAGATCTGGTCGATCCCCTGCCAGCTGAAAACCCGCACCCATCAGGCTGGGCTTATTTCCCGCAACGTTTTCCTTTGATCGGAATTGCTCTGGTCATCCTCGCCGGTGCTTGGGGTATAGGTCAGATCATCACACGACTGATCAAAATCCCGTTAGCTCCTTATACAGCAGAACGAACCGTTTTTGCGTTTGGAGTAGGCCTCTCTGCAGTCTCGCTGCTCACATTGGGAGGGGGGCTGCTTGGAATCTTATCCCAATGGCTCTGCTATCTGGTTTTGTTTTTATTCGCGTTCTGCGGAGTCCTTTCCGCATGCTATGAGTCGAAATCAAAAACCGGAACTGCCCTGCCCTTAAGAATCACGCTGCCTGACACCATCACCCCAGAATTGCTGTTCCGTGTCGGATGTTGTCTGTTGATTGCTCCGTTTGTGCTCAGCATGTTTTTGGGATCCATGTTACCCTCCATTGATTACGATGTGTTGGAATACCACTTTGGTGGCCCGAAAGAATACTACCAGCAAGGCCACATCGGCTTTCTGCAACACAATGTTTATACCAGTTTCCCTTTCCTGACAGAGATGTTGATCCTCCTGGGAATGACGCTCAAAGCCGACTGGTACTTGGGCGCTCAAGCAGGAAAGCTCGTCCTGATGAGCTTTTCGCTATTCACGGCGCTGGGAGTATTTGCCACAGCACGGCGCTGGTTTGGTTCGAATGCGGGCTGGTTGGCTGCAACGATCTTCCTGACAACTCCCTGGATCTATCGTATTTCGATTATCGCCTATACTGAAGGAGGACTCTCCTTTTATCTGATGGCGAGTCTGTTGAGTCTGTTCCTGACCATACAAGTACTCAGAATCTGGTCCCCCCCAGCTGATGAAACGCCAGTGGGAGAAGCACCGCGTTCATCCTTATGGAGCTATGCCTGCCTGACTGGTCTGTTATCCGGGTCAGCGATGGCCTGTAAATACCCGGGAGTCCTGTCGGTCGTCATTCCGCTCGGCCTCACATTACTTGGTTTCAGTTGGTTTCTATTAAAACAGAACAAGCAAATTCGAGCGTCAGTAACTCTAAAACTGGCGGTCATCTTCTCGATCGGCACACTACTCGCCATTGGTCCGTGGCTGTTGAAAAATCTCGTAGAGACCGGCAATCCCGTTTATCCCCTGCTCTATTCTGTGTTTGGCGGCGTTGATTTGAACGAACAACTCAACATCAAATGGAAAGGCGGTCATGGAATGAAGCCGCTTGGTCTGACAGAACTGGCAAATAATGTAATTGACGTCACCATGAAAAGCGATTGGTTAAGCCCTCTGCTGTTCAGCCTGGCACCACTCGCATTTCTGAATCGGCAGCATCGCAAATTGGTAAATTGGTTGTGGATTTATATCGGCTTTCTTTTCTTCTCATGGTGGGTTTTGACCCATCGAATTGATCGTTTCTGGGTTCCCATGATTCCCGTCGTTTCTGTATTGGCAGGCATCGGCGCCACCTGGAGTTCGAAACGTCTTTGGAAAATAGGTCTGACCATCGCCCTGTTATTCGCCTGCTTGTTTAATCTCTGCGTCGCCACCAGTGGTCTTGGCGGAAATAACGCCTACCTGGATGATTTGAATTATGCGCGAAAATTTACGACGTCCATCACCGGCCCAGAAATCTTGCAGTTAAATCAAATGCAGCTAGGGCCGAATCAAGTGGTGCTCTCTGTAGGTGATGCAGAACTGTTTAATGCCGAGTTCCCGGTGATCTACAATACCGTTTTCGACCATGATATTTTCCAGCAATGGACATCGAAACCAGAGCCGGACACGCCAGACATGCAACTCACAATGAGACCTGCGCAAGAGATCAAGCAAAAATTCGAGGAACAACATATCGCTTACGTCTATGTGAACTGGGCAGAAATCCTTCGCTATCGCTTACCAGGCTCCTATGGCTACACTGATTACGTGACCCCGGCACGCTTTGAACAACTTGTCAAAGAAGGGGTTCTGGAACCCGCATTATCTAATCAGTACAGCTATCGGAAGTTCGATTCATTTCGAGAAGACGAACAAAAAGAAATACTGACATGGGCGCCGGAACTGATTGTAGAGCGAGAAGGCGAGCGCTACTTTATCACAGCGCAAATATTTCCGGTTGCACCCTGA
- the nadC gene encoding carboxylating nicotinate-nucleotide diphosphorylase, protein MTIQFSEAQKTAAQHLIKLSLEEDLQQTGDLTCQALIEKTDQAEIQIVSRQTGVLAGSSLTSLIFSELDLEVVCTDHLSDGDPLEPGSIITTCAGPLASILIGERTVLNFLTHLCGVASLTSKYVKAVEGTKAVILDTRKTLPGWRILEKYAVAAGGGTNHRMGLYDGILIKDNHLAAWASRNTHPSIAAAIRQARESVNGAKGIEVEVDTLDQLADALQAEPEIVLLDNMSLETMTQAIQMRNEQSPNTLLEASGGINLEAVRGVAETGVERISVGALTHSAIALDLGFDWKRRT, encoded by the coding sequence GTGACCATACAATTTTCCGAAGCTCAGAAAACCGCAGCACAACATTTGATCAAATTGAGTCTGGAAGAAGATCTACAACAAACGGGCGATCTGACCTGTCAGGCACTGATTGAAAAAACAGATCAGGCAGAAATTCAGATTGTCTCCAGACAAACGGGAGTCCTGGCAGGATCTTCTTTGACGTCTCTCATCTTTTCTGAACTGGATCTGGAAGTGGTTTGCACAGATCACCTGTCTGACGGAGATCCTCTGGAGCCGGGTTCAATCATCACCACCTGTGCCGGCCCCCTTGCCTCAATTCTGATTGGCGAACGGACCGTACTTAACTTTCTGACGCACCTGTGTGGCGTCGCCTCTCTCACTTCGAAATACGTGAAGGCCGTCGAAGGCACTAAAGCGGTAATCCTGGATACGCGAAAAACGCTTCCCGGCTGGCGGATCCTCGAAAAGTATGCGGTGGCAGCCGGCGGAGGAACCAATCATCGGATGGGCCTTTACGACGGCATTTTAATCAAAGACAATCATCTGGCAGCCTGGGCCTCGCGCAACACACACCCCTCGATCGCAGCCGCCATCAGGCAGGCTCGAGAATCAGTTAACGGAGCAAAGGGCATTGAAGTCGAAGTCGACACGCTTGACCAGTTGGCTGACGCGTTGCAAGCAGAACCTGAAATTGTCCTCTTGGATAATATGTCCCTGGAAACAATGACACAGGCAATTCAAATGCGAAATGAACAATCGCCGAACACACTGCTTGAAGCCTCAGGCGGCATCAATCTGGAAGCCGTGCGTGGTGTCGCAGAAACGGGTGTGGAACGAATCAGCGTGGGAGCACTCACTCATTCTGCGATTGCCCTCGATTTAGGATTCGACTGGAAACGTCGCACCTGA
- the ald gene encoding alanine dehydrogenase, with product MIIGVPREIKQDEYRVALIPVGAEELTVAGHTVLVEKGAGLGSGIPDELYEENGAEIVGSAEEVFARSDMVIKVKEPQPVEWALLKPGQLLFTYFHFAADEALTRGFLETGATAVAYETLEGRNGQLPLLTPMSEVAGRMSIQEGAKYLERPQLGRGILLGGVPGVAPAHIVILGGGVVGKNAAQIAAGFQADVVILDINVDRLRYLEDIMPANVNTLYSDRHNIRAELELADLVIGAVLIPGARAPVLVPESSLKMMKPGAVLIDVAVDQGGCIETSHPTTHSDPTFVVDGVVHYCVANMPGAVGRTSTYALCNVTLPYALKLANLGLEAACAQDHGLLTAVNIHQGQITNHAVAETFGLEWNEFLAS from the coding sequence ATGATTATTGGGGTACCTCGTGAAATCAAGCAGGATGAATATCGTGTTGCTTTGATACCGGTAGGCGCAGAGGAGCTGACTGTTGCAGGGCATACCGTGCTGGTGGAAAAGGGAGCCGGCCTGGGAAGCGGGATCCCTGATGAGCTTTATGAAGAGAACGGGGCAGAGATTGTAGGCTCTGCTGAGGAAGTGTTTGCCCGCTCTGATATGGTGATCAAAGTTAAAGAGCCCCAACCTGTAGAGTGGGCATTATTAAAGCCAGGACAACTACTGTTTACCTACTTTCACTTCGCAGCCGATGAAGCATTAACACGCGGTTTCCTGGAAACGGGAGCGACAGCCGTTGCTTACGAAACTCTGGAGGGTCGGAATGGTCAATTACCATTATTGACGCCCATGAGCGAAGTCGCCGGCCGAATGAGCATTCAAGAAGGCGCCAAGTACTTGGAGCGACCTCAATTGGGGCGTGGGATCTTACTGGGGGGCGTCCCCGGTGTGGCGCCAGCTCATATTGTGATTCTGGGAGGGGGAGTCGTTGGAAAAAATGCGGCTCAGATAGCGGCTGGTTTTCAGGCGGATGTCGTGATTCTGGATATCAACGTGGATCGTTTGCGTTATCTGGAAGACATCATGCCGGCGAACGTGAATACGTTATATAGTGACCGGCATAATATACGAGCCGAATTAGAGTTGGCTGATCTGGTGATTGGTGCGGTGCTCATTCCCGGCGCACGTGCTCCTGTATTAGTGCCTGAGTCGTCTCTGAAAATGATGAAACCGGGGGCAGTGCTGATTGATGTAGCCGTCGATCAGGGAGGTTGCATAGAAACCTCGCATCCAACGACACACTCCGATCCGACTTTTGTTGTAGACGGGGTTGTGCATTACTGTGTTGCCAATATGCCTGGTGCTGTGGGACGTACCAGTACTTATGCCCTCTGCAATGTCACGCTGCCGTATGCATTAAAACTGGCCAATCTGGGGCTGGAAGCAGCTTGTGCCCAGGATCATGGATTACTCACTGCCGTCAATATCCATCAGGGGCAGATCACCAACCATGCTGTCGCAGAGACCTTTGGTCTGGAATGGAACGAATTTCTCGCGTCATAA